The DNA segment CAATATGTGGACGCTTATCAGTCCGTGATTCGCGCGCAAAAGCGCTCGCGCTTCAAGGTGATCGACACGTCGGGTGGTTAAGCGTTGGCAGCCAGGCAGCGGTGGGCGCAGGCGTAAAAAAAGCGGCGATGACGACTCTGCATCGCCGTTTTCTTTGACGCCGCGCCCGGCAGCGAGATCAGATCTTCAGCCGCGAGACCTTGGTGCCCTGCAGTGACAGGTCGCCCATCAAACCTGCATTGGTCAGCACGAACACTTCGACCGGCGCCGTTGCGGTGTTCGAGTCGATTGCGCCGTTCGCACCCATCTTGACGAGCGCGACGGACGCATCGCCGCCGACGGACCAGCCGTCCGCGTTGCGGAATTTATCCAGCGCATCCTGCGTCATGAACAGGAAAATGATGGCCTTCGACTGCGCGCCGGCCTGCAGACCGAACGAGCCGGAAATCGTACTGTAATAGCCGACGGTGCCGCCACCGACGCGCAGCGAACCCTCGCCGTACTGACCACCGACGATAAAGCCGGCTTGCAGCACCGACGGAAATACGAGCACGCCGCGCGCTTTGGAGACGAGTTCGCGCGAACCCGGCACGGTGGTGAAGAGGCGCGACATGGTGCCTTCGACGCTGGCGTCGATCGACTGGCGTTTGGAAGCATCAGTGGAGGCGGTGTCGTGGTTGCTGCCATTCGTCGTACAACCCGCGAGTGCAAGGCCTCCGAAAGCGAGCGCAGCGGTCGTCTTCAACATGAAGTTTCGTCTTTGCATCGTTTTTCTCCATCATGGTTCCGGGGCGCAACCTCTGGTCTGGTGAGTGGGTTGCCTCAGTGTTATATCACACGCAAGCGTAAATGGCGTGCTCTGTGGTATCGCGAAAAGCCTTGTGCGACGGGGCTTTGCGGCAAGTCATCAGTCAGCATGCTGTAAATTTGACCGGCGATTCGGATGGCTTATTCTGCCCCGACGATACGCTTAAAAAGGGCACGGCACGAACCGCGTTGGCTGATCAAAGGTGGGCTGGCACGCATCTGAAGCGCGGTCGAAACGTTCGTTTTTACCGATTTCGCCGTGCGTCAGAAAGTGCGGAAATCCGGCATAAGTGTTGTCTGCATGCTGCACTCTTCACAACGTGAGAAACGTGCAACTGGCACGGGCGAACAACGGGTGATCGGCTGGCCCGGTAGCGGGTAGACCGCCTATTAGCCATGATTGGCAGGCGTCTTGACAGGCGGCGGCGGACGGCGCAGCGCGCGGCGCACCATGCCGACGAGCACGCCCAGCAGGAACAGGATGACTGCGGGGACGATCCAGTAGCCGACGAACGCATGCCAGAGATAAGCCATCAGGGTGGAGCGGCGCACGCTGTATTCATTACGCGCGTCCTGCTGACGCGGCGCGTTCGCGGCCAGTACCTCGGCGGGGCAGCCAGCGGCTTTTGCCTC comes from the Paraburkholderia sp. PREW-6R genome and includes:
- a CDS encoding YSC84-related protein encodes the protein MQRRNFMLKTTAALAFGGLALAGCTTNGSNHDTASTDASKRQSIDASVEGTMSRLFTTVPGSRELVSKARGVLVFPSVLQAGFIVGGQYGEGSLRVGGGTVGYYSTISGSFGLQAGAQSKAIIFLFMTQDALDKFRNADGWSVGGDASVALVKMGANGAIDSNTATAPVEVFVLTNAGLMGDLSLQGTKVSRLKI